A region from the Lolium perenne isolate Kyuss_39 chromosome 4, Kyuss_2.0, whole genome shotgun sequence genome encodes:
- the LOC127294567 gene encoding uncharacterized protein produces MAKTRATSRFPPNTASHMLTLPVQIPMLSSGLQCKLFPAPHHHPVRMITMRTQLAPALLLLLVLLAAAAPLVPALTPQEIRHRRLNGANKLYVMSADPAAYAGEKTSAPESKEAAPKDAVQKTSYVMGAGVEPKPESKSDEKVLEAKINAEVKQMRKEAAHDDAVAEKNDEKVLEAKINAEVKQMRKEAAHDDAVAEKKAKEFKSKPKNTTDDAEDHAKEKKSESKLDYSVDADGEKKEKKSKNKDDDSEEKKSKSKSEDDDDDEKKDKKSKSKSDDYTDDTEKKVKDKDKDEDDDEKKEKKSKSKEDDSEEKKEKKSKEKNKDEDFDAVPIETKADESMPAADTPDGYATPAKKTPPRLPAAANGYQAPTTTMSAADTPDGFLPPKIAAADTPDGYAAPTTMSAADTPDGYVTPSKAKPAMSATDSPDGYVTPSKAKPAMSATDSPDGYVTPSKAKPAMSASDSPDGYVPATDSPDGNVPASGSPDGYAVPFKKPKLDVQSFEEMVPRPVLDMLSPVVKSLCAKTRFPYTCEMSIAKLPETTVVPARQKDGLGVLNLAIDAVRAKIMEATKVAKDMTADPRVDQITKSAIKDCITLYDDVKTSYDTGLAALKRGDKSTATTAFDSARTYVDTCDNGFLDRPALKPVIAGQEKILAELSSNVLAINKYM; encoded by the coding sequence ATGGCAAAGACCAGGGCGACCTCCCGTTTCCCGCCAAATACGGCCAGTCACATGCTCACCCTCCCGGTTCAAATACCCATGCTCTCCTCTGGCCTCCAGTGCAAACTTTTCCCCGCACCACACCACCACCCTGTCCGGATGATCACGATGAGGACGCAGCTCGCTCCGGCGCTGcttctcctcctcgtcctcctagcTGCGGCGGCGCCGCTCGTGCCGGCGTTGACCCCTCAGGAAATCAGGCACAGGAGGTTAAATGGCGCCAACAAGCTCTATGTCATGAGCGCCGACCCTGCCGCTTATGCCGGCGAGAAGACATCGGCGCCGGAAAGCAAGGAGGCAGCCCCTAAGGATGCTGTCCAGAAGACGAGCTATGTTATGGGTGCCGGCGTTGAGCCGAAACCCGAAAGTAAGAGCGATGAGAAGGTTTTAGAGGCCAAGATCAACGCTGAAGTCAAACAAATGAGGAAGGAAGCTGCCCACGATGATGCCGTCGCTGAGAAGAACGATGAGAAGGTTTTAGAGGCCAAGATCAACGCTGAAGTCAAACAAATGAGGAAGGAAGCTGCCCACGATGATGCCGTCGCTGAGAAGAAAGCCAAAGAGTTCAAGAGCAAACCAAAAAACACCACCGACGATGCAGAGGATCATGCCAAAGAGAAGAAATCTGAGAGTAAGCTCGACTATTCGGTGGACGCCGATggcgagaagaaagagaagaaaTCGAAGAACAAGGATGACGACTCCGAGGAGAAGAAATCTAAAAGTAAgagcgaggacgacgacgatgatgagaaGAAGGACAAGAAATCCAAAAGCAAAAGCGACGACTACACGGATGACACCGAGAAGAAAGTCAAAGACAAGGACAaggacgaggatgatgatgagaaGAAAGAGAAGAAATCCAAGAGCAAAGAGGATGATTCCGAggagaagaaagaaaagaaatccaAAGAAAAGAACAAGGACGAAGATTTTGATGCTGTCCCCATAGAGACCAAGGCCGACGAATCTATGCCGGCGGCGGACACACCCGACGGGTACGCGACGCCGGCGAAGAAGACACCGCCACGGTTGCCGGCAGCCGCCAATGGCTACCAAGCACCGACGACGACGATGTCGGCGGCGGACACACCTGATGGTTTTCTGCCGCCCAAGATTGCTGCGGCAGACACGCCCGACGGCTACGCCGCACCGACAACGATGTCAGCGGCCGACACACCCGACGGCTATGTGACgccgagcaaggctaagccggcgaTGTCGGCGACCGACTCGCCCGACGGCTACGTGACgccgagcaaggctaagccggcgaTGTCGGCGACCGACTCGCCCGACGGCTACGTGACgccgagcaaggctaagccggcgaTGTCGGCGAGCGACTCGCCCGACGGCTACGTCCCGGCGACCGACTCTCCCGACGGCAACGTTCCGGCGTCCGGCTCGCCCGACGGCTACGCCGTGCCGTTTAAAAAGCCAAAGCTGGACGTGCAGTCCTTCGAGGAGATGGTGCCGCGGCCGGTGCTCGACATGCTGAGCCCTGTGGTGAAGTCCCTGTGCGCCAAGACGAGATTTCCCTACACGTGCGAGATGTCGATCGCGAAGCTGCCGGAGACGACCGTTGTGCCGGCGCGGCAGAAGGACGGCCTGGGCGTGCTGAACCTCGCCATAGACGCCGTGCGCGCCAAGATCATGGAGGCGACTAAAGTGGCCAAGGACATGACCGCGGACCCACGCGTGGACCAGATCACCAAGAGCGCCATCAAAGACTGCATCACGCTGTACGACGACGTAAAAACCAGCTACGACACGGGACTGGCGGCGCTGAAGCGCGGCGACAAGTCGACGGCGACCACCGCGTTCGACTCGGCGAGGACCTACGTGGACACCTGCGACAACGGCTTCCTCGACCGCCCGGCGCTCAAGCCCGTCATTGCCGGCCAGGAGAAGATCCTCGCGGAGCTCTCCAGCAACGTCCTCGCCATCAACAAATACATGTAA